A single genomic interval of Heteronotia binoei isolate CCM8104 ecotype False Entrance Well chromosome 11, APGP_CSIRO_Hbin_v1, whole genome shotgun sequence harbors:
- the C11H8orf48 gene encoding uncharacterized protein C8orf48 homolog yields the protein MEASRDCSRSIPDYSEDTFASFSEEEGGSYRQYENESFESYYSGEEPEGSTGSDQSEDTWQPSSQNNEEQEPDFLDPNVSEKGPIRKWINHLKDVRPSTQLAGCTSKPGNALIKTTEVPEEELKAVQSFCAVKINRLSHLPSSELPKRHKQNHWKPGFTSEKLLRHEVNWIVPNRLVNRLQLKNFQGAMKQLAETEMHQPLHCPECEKKRAELARETFLRQKRTLMEGVLLQAKLEEHIYTKDALVLIGEIHQSLPKLSEDPGNVWQKLNERPLQV from the exons ATGGAGGCCAGCAGAGACTGCAGCCGCTCCATTCCAGATTATTCAGAGGATACATTTGCGTCTTTCAGTGAAGAAGAGGGGGGAAGCTACAGGCAGTACGAGAATGAATCATTTGAATCTTATTACTCTGGAGAGGAGCCGGAAGGGTCCACTGGGTCGGATCAGTCTGAAGACACATGGCAGCCTTCGAGCCAGAACAATGAAG aacAAGAGCCAGATTTTTTGGATCCTAACGTGTCAGAAAAGGGTCCGATTCGAAAGTGGATCAACCATCTGAAAGATGTCAGACCTAGCACTCAGCTTGCTGGATGTACCAGTAAACCAGGAAATG CATTGATCAAAACGACTGAGGTACCTGAAGAGGAGCTGAAGGCTGTACAGTCTTTTTGTGCCGTCAAGATTAACCGGCTCAGTCACCTGCCAAGCTCAGAGCTTCCAAAGAGGCACAAGCAGAACCATTGGAAGCCTGGATTCACTTCAGAGAAGCTCCTGAGGCATGAGGTGAACTGGATTGTTCCGAATCGGCTGGTGAACAGGCTGCAGTTGAAAAATTTCCAGGGGGCCATGAAGCAG TTAGCAGAAACTGAAATGCACCAACCGTTGCACTGCCCTGAGTGTGAGAAGAAAAGAGCAGAGTTGGCCAGAGAGACTTTTCTGAGGCAAAAGAGAACTTTAATGGAAGGGGTTTTGCTTCAAGCCAAACTGGAAGAACACATCTACACCAAA gATGCTCTTGTCCTCATTGGCGAAATCCACCAGAGTCTTCCTAAGCTTTCTGAGGATCCTGGAAACGTTTGGCAGAAACTGAATGAGAGACCTCTACAAGTCTAG